Proteins encoded by one window of Puntigrus tetrazona isolate hp1 chromosome 17, ASM1883169v1, whole genome shotgun sequence:
- the LOC122361660 gene encoding serine/threonine-protein kinase pim-2-like, which produces MGQQTSRTQKVVEEGGSECVREVDPRPPVPPGDHKAELHPRPDETPVAVVEGGGGQEEKGGQKTRKKRRFKRLASFFRCFSRRKSTRARNEQVERAEVDQDAKAGPSTDGQASVQDVVCIVEDDDHQKPPTSSPEVCFSAEDQQMKDNEPQDQDSPVSPSAGASGSHLLRRLDCTLCEIIKTKTVLIEHICWKYAVGKKMGKGGFGSVFEGTRCKDGLQVAMKFVEKTENVRYVSLPDHPRPVPLEVALTAMANQGPDSSNIIKLLDWQDQLEQYIMVLERPSPCVDMHLFWKDHGKLLSEGVARHFMRQIVDAAAACCSRGVFHRDIKMPNLLVNTETLEVKLIDFGCGDLLKSSSYNTYSGM; this is translated from the exons ATGGGACAGCAAACTTCTCGGACACAAAAGGTGGTGGAGGAAGGAGGTTCCGAGTGTGTGCGCGAGGTCGATCCCCGTCCACCAGTTCCACCCGGCGACCACAAGGCGGAGCTTCATCCTCGGCCTGACGAGACGCCTGTGGCCGTCGTTGAGGGAGGAGGCGGGCAGGAGGAGAAAGGTGGCCAGAAAACAAGGAAAAAGAGGAGGTTCAAGAGGCTTGCCTCCTTTTTCCGTTGTTTCTCTCGCCGCAAATCCACCAGAGCTCGGAATGAGCAGGTGGAGCGAGCTGAGGTGGACCAGGACGCTAAAGCTGGACCGTCCACTGATG GTCAGGCTTCTGTACAGGACGTTGTCTGTATTGTGGAGGACGATGACCACCAGAAGCCTCCTACAAGTAGTCCTGAGGTCTGCTTCAGTGCCGAGGACCAGCAGATGAAGGACAACGAGCCTCAAGATCAGGACAGTCCAGTCAGTCCGTCAGCAGGTGCGAGTGGATCACACCTGCTGAGACGGCTGGACTGTA CgctttgtgaaataataaaaacaaaaactgttttaatagaACACATTTGCTGGAAATATGCCGTCGGCAAAAAGATGGGCAAGGGAGGATTCGGCTCCGTCTTTGAGGGGACCCGGTGCAAAGACGGCCTTCAGGTGGCTATGAAATTTGTAGAAAAGACGGAGAACGTGCGCTACGTCAGCCTC CCTGACCATCCCCGACCAGTACCCTTAGAGGTGGCTCTAACAGCCATGGCAAATCAAGGCCCCGACTCAAGCAACATCATAAAGTTGCTGGACTGGCAGGACCAACTAGAGCAGTACATCATGGTCCTGGAGCGGCCCTCACCCTGCGTCGACATGCACCTCTTCTGGAAGGACCACGGGAAACTCCTTAGCGAGGGGGTGGCGCGTCATTTCATGCGGCAGATCGTTGATGCCGCTGCCGCTTGCTGTTCTCGGGGGGTGTTCCACCGGGACATCAAAATGCCAAATCTCCTCGTCAACACGGAGACCCTAGAGGTCAAATTGATTGACTTTGGGTGTGGGGACCTGCTCAAAAGCTCTTCTTACAACACCTACTCTGGTATGTGA
- the LOC122362090 gene encoding serine/threonine-protein kinase pim-1-like — protein sequence MAFQSRAKPLPSGTVRYCPPEYFEKGEYHGKEATVWSLGVLLFAMITGLFPDSIDIGLMDVDAWSHPGISDGEKNHYRTRKDSGFIKDGMMDIAGIFPSLQSRCELIIRQFSQRFCTECCHFIRGCLKSTPEQRVHLEEMRFHDWFKVLSLSLAKTFAFL from the coding sequence ATGGCATTTCAGTCACGGGCTAAACCCTTGCCATCAGGGACGGTAAGGTACTGCCCTCCCGAGTACTTTGAGAAAGGCGAGTACCACGGGAAGGAGGCAACAGTGTGGTCGTTAGGCGTGCTGCTGTTCGCTATGATCACTGGCCTTTTCCCGGACAGCATCGATATCGGCCTCATGGACGTCGACGCCTGGTCCCATCCGGGCATCTCAGATGGTGAGAAAAATCATTACAGGACGAGGAAGGATAGCGGCTTTATAAAAGATGGAATGATGGACATTGCAGGCATCTTTCCGAGTTTACAAAGCAGGTGTGAACTGATAATCAGACAGTTTTCCCAACGTTTCTGCACAGAATGTTGCCATTTCATTCGAGGTTGCCTGAAGAGCACCCCAGAACAGAGGGTTCATTTAGAGGAGATGCGGTTCCATGACTGGTTCAAGGTACTAAGTCTAAGCTTAGCTAAAACCTTTGCCTTTTTGTAG